From the Micromonospora echinospora genome, the window GGGTGAACTGGATCTCCACGCTCGGGTCGGCGGCGGCGTCCCACGCGCCGAGCTGGCGGATGTGGTCGGCGGTGATGTTCGCGCCGTCCTCGGTCCGCAGCAGGTTCTCCAGCAGGATCTTCAGGCTGTAGGGCAGTCGTTCGTGGCCCTCCACCTTGCTGATCTTGAAAATCTCGTAGCTCGCGTCTCCGACGCGTAGCTGGGTCTTCGCACCGAAGGTGTCGAGGCTCGCCACGTCGTACTCCTTCACACCAGCGACCGTGAGTAGTCCTGAGCAGTCTGTCGCACCGGTCGGGGTGCCGCCCCGGTTAGGCGACACTAACCAGCGATTCCGCAGTCCTACAAAACCGTACGTCCGTCTTGCTATTCGTGCAACCGGGTGTCAGGCTCTGGGACGGGGAGATGGCACCCATGATCCACCACGTACGGCTCGCCCGCCCGCGCGGGTCGGAGGACGCCCTCCGGGCGCTTGCGGCGGGCCGCCGCCGCGCCGCGCGCGGCCGAGCGGGGGAGGCCGGCACCTCGACCCGGTCCGGGCGACCGCCCCGGTGTACGCCGAACGGGCCGGCCCCCTGGTGGGGGCCGGCCCGTTCCGTGGTGTGTGGTGTGTGTCAGGCGGAGTAGCCGCGGGTGGCGATCCAGTCGGCGAGGGTTTCGGTGGTGATCCAGTAGGAGGCCTGGTCGGGGTTGGCGGAGTCGGCGATCTTGACGGTGTTGGCGTTGTCGCGGTAGCCGACGACGCTGATGTAGTGACCGCCTTCGAAGGAGTGGGTGGTGCCGTTGGTGTCGGTGGCGGTGCCGGCGATGTTGGCGACGACGGCGCGGCCGTTGTCGACGGCGGTGCGGACGTCGTGGCGGAGGGTGTCGGTCTGCTTGTCGTCGGCCTGGGGGGTGGGGATTTCGATGGTGCGCCAGTCGTTCTTGCCGGCCTTGGTGTTGAGGGCCTTGGTGATCTGGTGGGCGCTGTCGGTGCCGTTCTCGGTGGTGCCCATCTCCCGGGCGAGGTCGTCCTGGGAGATGTTCTTGTCGAGGGTGGTCAGGGCGTTACGGGCGGCGGCGGGGCCGCAGTAGAAGAAGTTCGGCTGGGCTTCGTAGCGGACGTTGAGTTCGCGCTGGTTCTTGCTGGGCTTGTCGTGGCCGCGGTCGGTGGTGACCGTGGTGGTGGGGGTGTGGGTGGTGGGGGCGGCGAAGGCGGTCGCGGGGCCGGCGAGGGCGCCTGCGGTGAGGGCGGCGCCGGCGGCGGTCAGGGCGGCCTTACGGATCAGCGTGGTCATGGGGGTGTCCTGCCTTTCCGTTCGTACGGGGGATGTACGCGGGCGCGGGGGCGCCACACGCGAGAAGAAAGGGGGTCGTGGCGCGGGGGCGCTACGGGGATGGTTCTGGGGGGCGCGGTTCCGGGGCTTGGCCTACTCGGTGCGCCAGGTTGGTACAACGCCGTCGGGCCGGTCGGCATTCCGGGTGGCGGGGCACCCGGTCGGGGGCTCGGTGCGGCGGGTCCGGAGGCGAACCATGTACAACGCCCCCACCCCCGGACCGATTCCCGACCGGCACCCGGCGCGAACCGGACATCGGGGGCTCCCCGGTCGACGGCGCCTCCGGCGCCGGTGGCCCGGTGTGACCGGACAACCGGCGCATCCGGCACCCGGCGCCGTACCGGTGACGCGGTGGTGGTCGGGCCGCACCGACGCCACCGGTCCCGCATCGTCTGCCACGATGCCCGGTATGGAGATGTGGCACAACCCGTCCTGTTCGAAGTGCGCCGGCGCGCGGGAGACCCTGGACGCCGCGCGCGTGCCGTACCGGCTGCGGCCCTACCTGGAGCAGCCGCCGAGCGCGGCGGAACTCACCGAGGTGCTGCGTCGCCTCGACGCCCGACCGTGGGACGTCTGCCGGCTCGGTGAGCGGGCCGCCGTCGAACGGGGCATGGCCGACTGGCCGCGTGACGAGGCGTCCGTGCCCCGCTGGGTCGAGGCGATGGTGGCCGCGCCGGAGCTGATCCAACGGCCGATCCTGCTGCTCGACGACGGCGGGGCGGTGGTCGGTCGTACCCCCGAGGCGGTGGCCGAGGCGGTGGACCGGGCCGGCGCGGCCGGCTGACGGACCCGGCTACGCGACGACGGGCCGCCCCCGGTCAGGGGGCGGCCCGTCGTGTGGTGTCACCTGTCTCAGGCGGAGTAGCCGCGGGTGGCGATCCAGTCGGCGAGGGTTTCGGTGGTGATCCAGTAGGAGGCCTGGTCGGGGTTGGCGGAGTCGGCGATCTTGACGGTGTCGGCGTTGTCGCGGTAGCCGACGACGCTGATGTAGTGGCCGCCTTCGAAGGAGTGGGTGGTGCCGTTGGTGTCGGTGGCGGTGCCGGCGATGTTGGCGACGACGGCGCGGCCGTTGTCGACGGCGGTGCGGACGTCGTGGCGGAGGGTGTCGGTCTGCTTGTCGTCGGCGGACGGGGTGGGGATTTCGATGGTGCGCCAGTCGTTCTTGCCGGCCTTGGTGTTGAGGGCCTTGGTGATCTGGTGGGCGCTGTCGGTGCCGTTCTCGGTGGTGCCCATCTCCCGGGCGAGGTCGTCCTGGGAGACGTTCTTGTCGAGGGTGGTCAGGGCGTTACGGGCGGCGGCGGGGCCGCAGTAGAAGAAGTTCGGCTGCGCCTCGTAACGCACGTTCAGCTCCCGCTGACCCTTGTCGTGCCCGCGCTCGGCGGCCATCGCCATCGGCTGGGGGTTGCTGTCGACGGCGGCGCTCGCGGCGACCGGGCCGGCGATCATCCCACCGGCGAACACGGCGCCGGCAGCGGTCAGAACGGTCTTGCGGAACAGATCGGTACGCATGTCGTCACCTCTCGCTCGGGGGAACGCGGCACCCGGGACGATCCGGGGGTGGGCGCCACGCGAGTAAGGGTTTCGCGGTGCGTGGGCAACGCCGGCAGACGTCCGGCGGCCAGGGAGATGCAACCAGCCCGGCGGGCCGGTCATTCCGGCCTCCGCTCCCCGGGGGCCGGGGTGGGGCGGTCGCACGGTGGTCACAACGGCCGGCGGCCCGCGTCCATGCCCGGTCGGCCGGTGACCGGCGTCACCGCACACGGCGCGAACGGCGCAGCCGGTCACGTACGCCGCCCGGGTTCCGGTGTTTCCGGACAACGGGGACGGGAAAGCGGGCGGCGACGAACGGGACGAGGCGACGACCGGGACGACCGGCCGACGAGGGGAGGGTCCGGTGCCGTACCAGGTGCCCACCGCGGCCCCGCAGCGGCGGACGCGGGTCTCCGCGGCCCCGCTGTGGTGCGACGCGCGGGAGTTCGGGCTCCGCGGCGACGGGGTCACCAACGACCAGCCGGCGCTGGCTGCCCTGGTGGACCGCCTCGGCGAGGCGTATGCCGCCGACGGCCAGCCCCGCGTCATCCACTGCCCACCGGGGAGCTACTCGATCCGGGACGCCGGCACCATCTGGCGCAGTGGGGTGTCCCTGGTCGGCTCCGGTCCGGCGGCCACCCGGTTCCTGCTCAGCAACGAGGGCAACCGGGCCGATCCCACCCCGCTGGCCTTCTGGACGACCGTGCAGCACGGCGCGGACCGGGACCGGAACATCGCCGACTGCACCTTCGCCGACTTCGAGATCGACGGCTCCGGGGTGGCGTTGGCCGACTACAACTACCTCGCCAAGGGCCTCGGCCTGCAATACGTGGTCCGGGGCGTGTTCCGCAACCTCTACATCCACCACACCGGGGCCACCGGGCTCGGCTGTGACTTCCTCCAGGACAGCCTCATCGACGGGGTGGTGGTGGTCGGCTGCGGTCGTCTGGACAACGGACAGCAGATGGGCGGGGCCGGCATCGGCATCGGGGTCGGTGGCTGGGGCGGGGTCGAACGGTGCACCATCGCCAACTGCACCACGGTCGGCAACGGCACCAACGGCATCTTCCTGGAACTCCAGAAGGACTACTGGACCCGGCCGCGCGGCTACCGCATCGTCGGCTGCCACAGCGAGGGCAACCGGTTCGGGATCTCCGACTGGGGCGTGGACGGGCTGATCGTGTCGGCCTGCACCCTCATCGGCAACCTGGAGGCCGGCTTCGACGTCTCCGCCAACGGCACCGCCGGTGTCGCCGGCCGGGGCGGGATCGTCAGCGACTGCGTCATCGACGGCAACGTCCTGGACGGGATCAGCATGGGCAACACGCCGGGTCCGTACACGGTGCGCGGCAACCGGATCAGCGGGAACGGGGCGTACGGCTACCACGAGCACGACCTCGGCCACGGGTACACCGGGCCGGCATCCGACGTCACGATCGACGGCAACGAACTCTGGGACAACGGGCTGGACGCGATCCGGATCGACCGCCCGATGGCCGACGTGACGGTCACCGGCAACCGGATCCGCAACAACGGTCGCCGGTGCGCCGCCGCGACCGGTGGCGGCGGTTCGGTGCGCTACGGCCACCGGTCCGTGACCGACCCGGCCGCGCGCTGGCCGGTGAACGGGCACCGGGGCAAGGTGGTGTGGGTCGGCACCCGGCGGGCGGTGGTGACCGGCAACACCGAGACCGAGCTGACGCTGGCCGAACTGCGCCCGGACACCACCACCGGATGGAACGAGGACGTCCCGCCGCCCGGCGCGGCCTACGACCTGCCCGCCGCGCCGGTGACGCGGGCCGGGATCGCCGTGAACGCCACCGTCGACTCGGCCACGGTGCGGGGCAACCGGATCTGGGACAACCGCGCCGAGCCCACCCAGACCCACGGGTTGTGGATCACCGAGCGTGGGTCCTGCGTCTCCTGCCGAGTCGAGGACAACGACTTCGCCGGCAACGCGGTGGCCGCCCTACGCCTGGACAACCCGCCGACGGGCGGGTACTGGCACCGTAACGTCACCGAACGGGGCTGACCGCTCAGCTCTCCCCGTCGGCCGGCGCGCTCGCGGTGGCCTCCGCGTGCCGGTCCCGCAGCCGGGCCCGGATCTCCTCCGGGGTGTACGCCCGGCGTCGCCGCTCCGCGCGGGCGACCACCACACCGGTCGCCGCGACGCCGACCACACCGGCCAGCCCGAGGAGCTTCCACCACTGCATCCGTTGCCGCATGGGCCTAGGGTAGTGCCCCATGAGCATCAGCCTGGACGAGGCGGTCGAGCTGACCCGCACCGGCGACGTCTGGGTGTTCCGGGGACGCAGCGTGCCGGACCGGGCCATCCAGCTCACCACCAACAGTCCGGTCAACCACGTCGGCATGGCCGTGGTGTTGGACGACATGCCGCCGCTGATGTGGCACGCCGAGCTGGGCCGCTCCCTGCCGGACCTGTGGACCGGCACCCACCAGCGCGGCGTGCAACTGCACGACCTGCGGGACGCGGTCTGCGTCTGGGCCGAGCGGTACGGCCAACGGGCCTGGCTGCGGCAGCTCGAACCGCCCGCCGGTCCGGCGATGGAGGAAGCCGTGCTGCGCACCGTCGCCCGGCTCGACGGCACGCCCTTCCCGTCCACCGCCCAGCTCGCCTGGCGCTGGCTGCGCGGCCGGGTTCCGGCGTTCCCCCGGCCGGCGCTGCCCGGCCGGCGCGGCCCCGTGCCGGCGCCCCCCGCCCCGGCGGGCCACGTCCCGGACCGTCTGCTGGAGACCGCGTACTGCGCGGAGGTGGTCGCCGTGACCTACGAGGCGATGGGGCTGCTCCCGCCGGGACGGCGGCCGAACTGGTACGACCCGGGCCGCTTCTGGAGCGGCGACGACCTCGATCTCGAAGCGGGCGCGACGCTCGGCGCGGAGATCGAGGTGCGGATCCCGCCCCGGTGAGGTTTGCCCGGACGCCCGACCGGCAACTCCTGACGCCGTGACAGCCTCCACCGACCTCGGTACGCTCACCGACTTCTTCGACCGGTACGGCGTGGCGCTGACGACCGGCGATGTCTCCGCCATCGCCAGCTGCTACGCCCTGCCCGGCCTGGTGGTGGCCGACACCTACAGCTTCTCCTTCAGCTCGCCGGCTGCGGTGGCGCTCTCGTTCGTGGGTGCCGCACCCGACTACCAGGACCGGGAACTGGTGGCCGCCAACGCGGTGATCCTCCAGGTGGAACCGGTCTCCGCGCTGCTGACCCTGGTGGCCGTGCAGTGGGAGTTCCTGGACAGCGGGGGACAGGCGGTGCCCGGGGAGCGTTACCGTTACCTGCTGCGCGCCACCGACGACGGCCCGGTCATCTGCACCGTGATCCGGGCCGGCTGACCTGCCCGGCGGGCACCGACCGACCGGAGCGACCGATCCGCCCGCGCCGGGTGGGTGCGGCAGTCGACCGTGCTGGCTAGGCTTCCCGTTCGGGAAACCGACGAGGGAGGACCATGGCCGGGAAGCGTCGTGCGCGGAACGGGTCCACTGTGGCCCTGCTCTCGCCCTGGGCGGTGGTGTCGGTCGGTGTGCTGGTGATGGTCGTCCTGCTGGGCGTCGCCCTCGGCACGGCCGTCGGCGACCGGCCGTCGGCCGAACCCGGGCCGGCGCTGCCGACCGGTCCGTTGCCGGCGATCTCCGCGTCGTCCTTCGCCGCGTCGCGCAGCGCGGCCCCGACGGCGAGCCGGACGGCCCGTCCTTCCCCGACCCCGTCGGCGAGTCCGACCCGCGTGGCGTCGCCTACCCCGTCGCGTAGCCCGAGCCCGACCGTCGAGTCGGCCCCGATTCCGTTGCTCAGCCAGCCGCCGTCCCCGGCGACGCAGGTCACCGGGGTCTACCGGGCGGTGGAGACCTACGCCGGGGCGTTCATCGGCGAGGTGCGGGTGACCAACCGGTCCGACACGCCCCGATCCTGGACGGTGCGGGTGGAGGTGCCGGGCGCGCGCCTGGTGTCGGCCTGGGTGGAGGGATCGGCGCAGGCCGAGGCGAGCGGTTCCCGGTCCCGCTTCACGTTCACCAGCGGGGCCGCCCTCGCGCCCGGGGCCTCGGCGTCGCTGCGGTTCCACCTCGCCGACACCGGCGCCGCCACCGCTCCGTCAAGCTGCACGGTGGACGGCGCTCCCTGCGGTCGCTGACCTCCCCCGTCAGGTGGTAGCAGGGGACCCCTGTTACCGCTTTCTGCCGAGCAGGGGTCCCCTGCAACCACGGCAGCAACGGCGAATGGCGCGGGCGTGGTTCGCTGCGGCGGCCATCGCCCCCGCCGAGGCAGCACCCTGCAAGCCGGTCGCAATATTTCGACTTGGTTTGCAAACTATTGCAGAACGTTTCGGTAAGGACTAGCGTGCGGGCCAATCTACGACCACGGAAAGGCCGTCGATGAAACCCCCGCCAAGATCTTCCAAGGCCCTGTTGGGCCTGGTTTCCCTGCTCTCCCTGGCCCTCGCCGGTGCCCCCGTCGCCGCGAGCCCGTCCCGTGCCACCGCCACCGGGGGCACCGATCCCGTTGCCGCGGCCGGTGCGCCACAGTGGCGCAGCGAGCCCGGCGTCGAGGCGATGCTGCGCGCCGGCGCGAACGACGCGCGCGCCGAGCAGTTCTACTTCGTCCTGCCGGACCGGTTCGCCAACGGCGACCCGCGCAACGACCGGGGCGGCCTGACCGGCGACCGGCTGTCCACCGGTCTCGACCCGACCGACAAGGGCTTCTACCACGGTGGTGACCTCAAGGGTCTGATCGACAAGCTCGACTACGTCCAGGGGCTGGGCACCACCGCGATCTGGCTGGCCCCGATCTTCAAGAACCGGCCCGTGCAGGGCGCCGGCGACGACGTCTCCGCCGGCTACCACGGCTACTGGATCACGGACTTCACCCAGGTCGACCCACACTTCGGCACCAACGAGGAACTCAAGCGGCTGGTCCAGCTCGCCCACCGGCGGGGAATCAAGGTCTACCTGGACGTCATCGTCAACCACACCGCCGACGTCATCAAGTACGCCGAGGACAAGTACGCGTACGTCGACAAGAAGACCAGCCCGTACACGGACGCGCAGGGGCGGGCCTTCGAGGACCGCAACTACGCCGACGGCAGCCGGGACTTCCCGAAGGTGACCGCGGACGCGGGCCCGTACACGCCGACCTTCGCCAGCGAGGCGGACCGGACGGTCAAGGTCCCGGCGTGGCTGAACGACGCCACCATGTACCACAACCGGGGCGACTCGACCTTCGCCGGCGAGAACAGCGAGTACGGCGACTTCTACGGCCTCGACGACCTCTGGACCGAGCGTCCCGAGGTGGTGCGCGGGCTGACCAAGGTCTACGGCGACTGGATCGCCGGCACCGGCGTCGACGGGTTCCGCCTGGACACCGTCAAGCACGTCAACCT encodes:
- a CDS encoding C39 family peptidase, whose protein sequence is MTTLIRKAALTAAGAALTAGALAGPATAFAAPTTHTPTTTVTTDRGHDKPSKNQRELNVRYEAQPNFFYCGPAAARNALTTLDKNISQDDLAREMGTTENGTDSAHQITKALNTKAGKNDWRTIEIPTPQADDKQTDTLRHDVRTAVDNGRAVVANIAGTATDTNGTTHSFEGGHYISVVGYRDNANTVKIADSANPDQASYWITTETLADWIATRGYSA
- a CDS encoding ArsC/Spx/MgsR family protein encodes the protein MPGMEMWHNPSCSKCAGARETLDAARVPYRLRPYLEQPPSAAELTEVLRRLDARPWDVCRLGERAAVERGMADWPRDEASVPRWVEAMVAAPELIQRPILLLDDGGAVVGRTPEAVAEAVDRAGAAG
- a CDS encoding C39 family peptidase, which encodes MRTDLFRKTVLTAAGAVFAGGMIAGPVAASAAVDSNPQPMAMAAERGHDKGQRELNVRYEAQPNFFYCGPAAARNALTTLDKNVSQDDLAREMGTTENGTDSAHQITKALNTKAGKNDWRTIEIPTPSADDKQTDTLRHDVRTAVDNGRAVVANIAGTATDTNGTTHSFEGGHYISVVGYRDNADTVKIADSANPDQASYWITTETLADWIATRGYSA
- a CDS encoding right-handed parallel beta-helix repeat-containing protein, which gives rise to MPYQVPTAAPQRRTRVSAAPLWCDAREFGLRGDGVTNDQPALAALVDRLGEAYAADGQPRVIHCPPGSYSIRDAGTIWRSGVSLVGSGPAATRFLLSNEGNRADPTPLAFWTTVQHGADRDRNIADCTFADFEIDGSGVALADYNYLAKGLGLQYVVRGVFRNLYIHHTGATGLGCDFLQDSLIDGVVVVGCGRLDNGQQMGGAGIGIGVGGWGGVERCTIANCTTVGNGTNGIFLELQKDYWTRPRGYRIVGCHSEGNRFGISDWGVDGLIVSACTLIGNLEAGFDVSANGTAGVAGRGGIVSDCVIDGNVLDGISMGNTPGPYTVRGNRISGNGAYGYHEHDLGHGYTGPASDVTIDGNELWDNGLDAIRIDRPMADVTVTGNRIRNNGRRCAAATGGGGSVRYGHRSVTDPAARWPVNGHRGKVVWVGTRRAVVTGNTETELTLAELRPDTTTGWNEDVPPPGAAYDLPAAPVTRAGIAVNATVDSATVRGNRIWDNRAEPTQTHGLWITERGSCVSCRVEDNDFAGNAVAALRLDNPPTGGYWHRNVTERG
- a CDS encoding cellulose binding domain-containing protein; this encodes MAGKRRARNGSTVALLSPWAVVSVGVLVMVVLLGVALGTAVGDRPSAEPGPALPTGPLPAISASSFAASRSAAPTASRTARPSPTPSASPTRVASPTPSRSPSPTVESAPIPLLSQPPSPATQVTGVYRAVETYAGAFIGEVRVTNRSDTPRSWTVRVEVPGARLVSAWVEGSAQAEASGSRSRFTFTSGAALAPGASASLRFHLADTGAATAPSSCTVDGAPCGR